Proteins encoded together in one Prochlorococcus marinus str. MIT 9211 window:
- a CDS encoding DUF4116 domain-containing protein: MNHSSQGLGIWRLRTMEINENSSREDVLAALNLRNDMLMRVDEKFRSDREVVLAAVKACGNALQYASDELKADREFVLTAVKGNGYALQYASDNFKADREVVLAAVKSHVWAFQYASDELKADREFVLEAVKSHGKALQYASDELKADREVVLAAVKQSGYPLQYASDDLKADREVVLAAVERFDDALEYASDDLRADREVVLTAVRTVGIGAWGGALRYASDDLKADREVVLAAVKSYGWAFQYASDELKADREFVLEAVKSHGWAFQYASDNFKADREVVLEAVKTDGDALQYASDDFKADREVVLEAVKTYSYALEYASDDLKADREVVLAAVKACGNALQYASDELKADREVVLTAVRTVGIGAWGGALRYASDDLKADREVVLAAVKACGNALEYASDNFKADREVVLEAVKSHGKALQYASDELKADPELIKILS, encoded by the coding sequence TTGAACCACAGTTCACAAGGTTTAGGAATTTGGCGGCTTAGAACAATGGAAATCAATGAAAACTCAAGCCGTGAAGATGTTCTTGCTGCTTTGAACTTAAGAAATGACATGCTAATGCGTGTCGATGAGAAGTTCAGAAGTGATCGGGAAGTCGTTCTTGCAGCTGTTAAAGCATGTGGCAATGCTCTTCAATATGCCTCAGACGAATTGAAAGCCGACCGGGAATTCGTTCTTACAGCTGTCAAAGGAAATGGTTATGCACTCCAATATGCCTCTGACAATTTCAAAGCCGATCGAGAAGTTGTTCTTGCCGCTGTTAAGTCACATGTTTGGGCATTTCAATATGCCTCAGACGAATTGAAAGCCGACCGGGAATTCGTTCTGGAAGCTGTTAAGTCACATGGTAAGGCACTTCAATATGCCTCTGACGAATTAAAAGCGGATCGAGAAGTTGTTCTTGCTGCTGTTAAACAATCTGGTTATCCACTCCAATATGCCTCTGACGATTTAAAAGCGGATCGGGAAGTCGTTCTTGCAGCTGTTGAAAGATTTGATGATGCTCTTGAATATGCCTCTGACGATTTAAGAGCTGACCGGGAAGTCGTTCTTACAGCTGTTAGAACAGTTGGTATTGGTGCATGGGGCGGTGCGCTTCGATATGCCTCTGACGATTTAAAAGCGGATCGGGAAGTCGTTCTTGCAGCTGTTAAGTCATATGGTTGGGCATTTCAATATGCCTCAGACGAATTGAAAGCCGACCGGGAATTCGTTCTGGAAGCTGTTAAGTCACATGGTTGGGCATTTCAATATGCCTCTGACAATTTCAAAGCCGATCGGGAAGTCGTTCTGGAAGCTGTTAAAACCGATGGCGATGCTCTTCAATATGCCTCTGACGATTTCAAAGCTGACCGGGAAGTGGTTCTGGAAGCTGTTAAAACATATAGCTATGCTCTTGAATATGCCTCTGACGATTTAAAAGCGGATCGGGAAGTCGTTCTTGCAGCTGTTAAAGCATGTGGCAATGCTCTTCAATATGCCTCAGACGAATTGAAAGCCGACCGGGAAGTCGTTCTTACAGCTGTTAGAACAGTTGGTATTGGTGCATGGGGCGGTGCGCTTCGATATGCCTCTGACGATTTAAAAGCGGATCGGGAAGTCGTTCTTGCAGCTGTTAAAGCATGTGGCAATGCTCTTGAATATGCCTCTGACAATTTCAAAGCTGACCGGGAAGTCGTTCTGGAAGCTGTTAAGTCACATGGTAAGGCACTTCAATATGCCTCTGACGAATTAAAAGCGGATCCTGAATTGATAAAAATTTTGAGCTGA
- a CDS encoding tetratricopeptide repeat protein — protein sequence MNKEFKEAINLYSEAIKLDYRDPFSFNNRGSCYEEIKDYSKAINDYSKAIKRNSKEIQFYLNRAEAHDKNQNYKDAIRDYTKYLKKKNNEDVLSRRAYLRYLIGNYKLAIKDYEKLSTVFDQATSEILLKAKRLQKEIDANKAFKEIERTRKQQEEKDKYRDNLSYLAEFNTDLDVNYVEENRSMRELILAAGLDETNREGPSSEIVNEIFPAGIYIIDDLFRRSPDQTNREEEHSYEGIGFEVNGISTGDRGSKFSNIETLFGEGDYKDNYGNSYEVEGSSIGCISHREVNISDNELVAIFPKPFNINYDRTTGIIRFGSVFIDTDYRYMGQRKSYFYDSKNLYEPDHPDNTDNKTIEVLFKEYYEVKELDPKPLEKINWKVAKLIERQLDLNAIGVTNKLLKYFADKLKGLKEENESKLGNIIRSYLDIAKKDIKEWSLSIYKEASITMNSQANLDAYGRSTKTVKLFFDEKILLKEIQLSRVGRIIDECIHLLREIDS from the coding sequence ATGAATAAGGAATTTAAGGAAGCTATTAATCTCTACTCTGAAGCAATTAAACTTGATTATCGTGATCCCTTTTCTTTTAATAATAGAGGCTCTTGTTATGAAGAAATAAAAGATTATTCAAAAGCTATCAATGACTACTCAAAAGCAATAAAGAGAAATAGCAAGGAAATACAATTTTATTTAAATCGTGCCGAAGCTCATGATAAGAATCAAAATTACAAAGACGCTATTAGAGATTATACCAAATATCTTAAAAAGAAAAACAATGAGGATGTTTTATCCAGAAGGGCATATTTGCGCTATTTAATTGGCAATTATAAATTAGCAATTAAAGATTATGAAAAACTATCAACCGTTTTTGATCAGGCTACTTCAGAGATACTTTTGAAAGCAAAAAGACTTCAGAAAGAAATCGATGCTAACAAAGCATTCAAAGAAATAGAACGTACAAGAAAGCAGCAAGAAGAAAAGGATAAATATAGAGATAATTTAAGTTATTTAGCAGAGTTTAATACTGATTTAGATGTTAACTATGTTGAAGAGAATAGATCTATGAGAGAATTAATCCTTGCTGCTGGTCTAGATGAAACTAATAGAGAAGGCCCATCTAGTGAGATAGTGAATGAAATATTCCCAGCAGGCATATATATTATTGACGATTTATTCAGGAGATCACCTGATCAAACTAATCGAGAGGAGGAACATAGTTATGAGGGCATTGGCTTCGAAGTAAATGGCATCTCTACAGGAGATAGAGGATCAAAATTCTCTAACATAGAAACATTATTTGGAGAAGGAGATTATAAAGATAATTATGGAAATTCTTATGAAGTAGAAGGAAGTTCTATTGGCTGTATTTCTCATCGAGAAGTTAATATTTCTGATAACGAATTAGTCGCGATTTTCCCTAAGCCTTTTAATATTAACTATGATAGGACTACCGGAATCATAAGGTTTGGAAGTGTCTTCATTGACACTGATTATAGATATATGGGCCAAAGAAAGAGTTATTTTTATGATTCCAAAAACTTATATGAACCAGATCATCCAGATAATACTGATAATAAGACTATAGAAGTATTATTTAAGGAATATTATGAAGTTAAAGAATTAGATCCTAAGCCCCTTGAAAAAATAAACTGGAAGGTAGCTAAGTTGATAGAGAGACAATTAGATCTAAATGCTATAGGTGTTACCAATAAGTTACTAAAATATTTTGCCGACAAACTTAAGGGATTGAAAGAAGAAAATGAATCTAAGTTAGGAAATATAATTAGGAGTTATTTAGATATAGCGAAAAAAGATATAAAGGAATGGTCTTTAAGCATATATAAGGAAGCTTCTATCACAATGAACTCTCAGGCTAATCTAGATGCTTATGGTAGATCTACTAAAACAGTAAAACTCTTCTTTGATGAGAAAATACTCCTCAAAGAAATTCAGTTGAGCAGAGTAGGAAGAATCATTGATGAGTGTATACATCTACTGCGAGAGATTGATAGCTAA